A section of the Heterodontus francisci isolate sHetFra1 chromosome 7, sHetFra1.hap1, whole genome shotgun sequence genome encodes:
- the evx2 gene encoding homeobox even-skipped homolog protein 2 yields the protein MERIRKEIILMERGLHSPAGKKVSNLSDSAGNAVEEALENSHHSGRLSPRPTSASLHNTVGDTPTNGKFEIDNLFHHQHSSDSTSSSEISSLETRKKFSLYSELACREKEADMNSDVDVGCSTLRSPAGVSTTQLKENTNKVYSDNGSSTNTSSNGSNITNLNGNSSSIGNSGSGPDQVRRYRTAFTREQIGRLEKEFYRENYVSRPRRCELAAALNLPETTIKVWFQNRRMKDKRQRLAMSWPHPADPSFYTYMMTHAAATGSLPYPFHSHVPLHYYPHVGVTAAAAAAAATGATPFPTSIRPLDTFRALSHPYSRPELLCSFRHPGLYQSPHGLNSSAATAAAAAAAAAAASTPAGTAPCSCLSCHSNQSGALGPRSASSDFTCTATAQRSESSFLPYSAAVLSKSAAVSPPDQREESSLTR from the exons ATGGAAAGAATAAGAAAAGAAATAATTCTGATGGAACGGGGGCTGCATAGTCCTGCTGGCAAAAAGGTTTCGAATTTGTCAGACTCAGCTGGAAATGCAGTGGAGGAGGCCCTTGAAAATTCTCATCACAGTGGTCGTCTCAGCCCCAGACCAACTTCCGCCTCCCTTCACAACACTGTTGGGGACACCCCAACAAACGGCAAATTTGAGATAGACAATTTATTCCATCATCAACATTCGAGCGACAGCACGTCCTCGTCTGAAATTTCGTCTTTGGAAACCAGGAAAAAATTCTCCCTTTACTCAGAACTTGCTTGTCGGGAGAAAGAAGCAGATATGAACAGTGATGTTGATGTGGGCTGTTCGACACTCCGCTCTCCAGCCGGCGTCAGTACAACGCAGCTGAAAGAAAATACAAACAAAG TGTATTCTGACAATGGTAGTTCAACTAATACTTCGTCGAATGGGTCCAATATTACGAATTTGAACGGCAATTCCAGTTCAATAGGCAACTCGGGTTCTGGTCCTGACCAGGTGAGACGGTATCGAACAGCGTTCACCCGAGAACAAATCGGTAGATTAGAGAAGGAGTTTTACAGAGAAAACTATGTATCCAGACCTAGGCGATGTGAACTGGCGGCCGCTTTAAACCTACCCGAAACTACTATCAAG GTTTGGTTTCAGAACCGGCGGATGAAAGATAAAAGGCAGCGACTAGCCATGTCATGGCCCCACCCGGCTGACCCAAGTTTTTATACCTACATGATGACCCACGCGGCGGCCACTGGAAGCTTGCCTTACCCTTTCCACTCTCACGTTCCCCTGCACTACTATCCCCACGTCGGCGTCACTGCTGCTGCAGCTGCCGCTGCCGCTACAGGTGCCACGCCCTTCCCCACCTCCATTCGCCCGCTCGACACCTTCCGCGCCCTCTCCCACCCTTATTCGCGACCCGAGCTTCTCTGTAGCTTCCGCCACCCAGGCCTCTACCAGTCCCCACACGGGCTCAACAGCAGCGCAGCCACGGCGGCGGCTGCAGCCGCGGCAGCTGCAGCAGCCTCGACGCCAGCCGGCACCGCTCCCTGCTCCTGCCTCAGTTGCCACAGCAACCAAAGCGGAGCGCTGGGGCCCAGGAGCGCGAGCTCCGACTTCACGTGCACCGCGACTGCGCAGAGGTCGGAGAGCAGCTTTCTTCCGTACTCGGCCGCAGTGCTCAGCAAATCAGCAGCGGTGTCACCGCCTGACCAGCGGGAGGAGTCCTCCCTTACCAGATAA